Proteins encoded within one genomic window of Pongo pygmaeus isolate AG05252 chromosome 6, NHGRI_mPonPyg2-v2.0_pri, whole genome shotgun sequence:
- the LOC129040791 gene encoding LOW QUALITY PROTEIN: septin-7-like (The sequence of the model RefSeq protein was modified relative to this genomic sequence to represent the inferred CDS: inserted 1 base in 1 codon) — protein MTAVFSSETIRPAGCNRPLSCNPSVSAGFGPAAAAHKLWRSLTTSWPAGPEAARARRGASRRCEPTGRRLAGTIVGLELLSSNNLPTSASQSSGITGVSHLTQRGEPGLGKSTLINSLFLTALYSPEYPGPSHRIKKTIQVXQSKVLIKEGGVQLLLTIVDTPGFGDVVDNSNCWQPVIDYIDSKSEDYLNAESRVNRRQMPDSRVQCCLYFIAPSGHGLKPLDIEFMKRSHEKVIIIRLIAKADTLTPEECQQFKKQIMKEIQEHKIYEFPEIDDEEENKLAKKVKDCLPLAVVGSNTIIEVNGKRVRGRQYPWGAAEVENGEHCDFTILRNMLIKTHTQDLKDVTNNVHYENYRSRKLAAVPYNGVDNNKNKGQLTKSPLAQMEEERREYATKMKKRELEMEQVFEMKVKLKVQKLKDSEAELQWRHELMKKNLEAQHKESEEKRRQFEDEKANWEAQQHILQQNSSRTLEKNKKKGKIF, from the exons ATGACTGCAGTCTTCTCGTCTGAAACTAT ACGGCCGGCGGGATGTAACCGGCCGCTGAGCTGCAACCCTTCCGTGTCCGCAGGCTTCGGCCCGGCCGCCGCCGCCCATAAGCTATGGAGGAGCTTGACAACTTCCTGGCCTGCAGGGCCGGAAGCAGCAAGGGCCAGACGCGGCGCGAGCCGGCGCTGCGAGCCAACGGGCCGGCGCCTGGCGGGCACGATC gttggtctggaactcctgagctcaaacaatctacccacctcggcctcccaaagttctgggattacaggtgtgagccaccttacccAGAGAGGCGAACCTGGATTGGGAAAGTCGACATTAATCAACTCATTATTCCTCACAGCTTTGTATTCTCCAGAGTATCCAGGTCCTTCTCATAGAATTAAAAAGACTATACAGG GACAATCTAAAGTTTTAATCAAAGAAGGTGGTGTTCAGTTGCTGCTCACAATAGTTGACACCCCAGGATTTGGAGATGTAGTGGATAATAGTAATTGCTGGCAGCCTGTTATCGATTACATTGATAGTAAATCTGAGGACTACCTAAATGCAGAATCACGAGTGAACAGACGTCAGATGCCTGATAGCAGGGTGCAGTGTTGTCTATACTTCATTGCTCCTTCAGGACATGGACTTAAACCATTGGATATTGAGTTTATGAAGCGTTCTCATGAAAAAGTGATTATCATCCGACTTATTGCCAAAGCAGACACACTTACACCAGAGGAATgccaacaatttaaaaaacagataatgaaagaaatccaagaacataaaatatatgaatttccAGAAATagatgatgaagaagaaaataaacttgcTAAAAAGGTAAAGGACTGTTTACCTCTTGCTGTGGTAGGTAGTAATACTATCATTGAAGTTAATGGCAAAAGGGTCAGAGGAAGGCAGTATCCTTGGGGTGCTGCTGAAGTTGAAAACGGTGAACATTGTGATTTTACAATTCTAAGAAATATGCTGATAAAAACACACACGCAGGACTTGAAAGATGTTACTAATAATGTCCACTATGAGAACTACAGAAGCAGAAAACTGGCAGCTGTGCCTTATAATGGAGTTGATAACAACAAGAATAAAGGGCAGCTGACTAAGAGCCCTCTGGcacaaatggaagaagaaagaagggagtaTGCAACTAAAATGAAGAAGAGAGAGCTGGAGATGGAGCAGGTGTTTGAGATGAAGGTCAAATTAAAAGTTCAAAAACTAAAGGACTCTGAAGCTGAGCTCCAGTGGCGCCATGAGCTAATGAAAAAGAATTTGGAAGCACAGCACAAAGAATCAGAGGAAAAACGTCGTCAGTTTGAGGATGAGAAAGCAAACTGGGAAGCTCAACAACATATTTTACAACAGAACTCTTCGAGAACCTtggaaaagaacaagaagaaagggaagatctTTTAA